In Acidobacteriota bacterium, the following proteins share a genomic window:
- a CDS encoding PD40 domain-containing protein, producing MRKAILILSLLLIAAAITVSDSSKAQSQQQTLLLRRPTMNRTHIVFQYAGDLWSVPRAGGEAARLTNGVGTESSPVFSPDGQTIAFTGEYDGNIDVFTMPAAGGVPKRITFHPGVDAFCNWSPDGKQLLFLSERSSESRRFVKLFTVPVEGGLPVEVPLPTGFDGSFSPDGQRLAYEPLPRGFNAWKRYRGGMASYIWMATLSDSSVEKLPREDSNDFNAMWVGDKVYFLSDREGPITLFNYDTKTKRVSKLINNAGLDIKSATAAVTGDAIVYEQFGSLNTFDLKSGKTSKVNVTINADQLAVRTHYEKVGQRINGAAISPTGARAVFEARGEIISVPAEKGDARNLTNTTGVAERDPSWSPDGKWIAYFSDESGEYELHLHDQKGVGEVKKIKLEPSFYYGPQWSPDSKKIAFSDKRLNLWVVDVENGQPKKYDTLIAGGGGTNVSWSPDSRWVTYSKPLKSYYSAVYVHSLEDGKTTQLTDGMSDAQSPVFDKSGKYIYFTASTDIGPKLSGFDMSAYAHHVTRSVYVAVLRKDLPSPLAPESDEEKVTEEKKDAATGGQGDAAKPADKPEEKKDVVAAKPAEKKEAPKVNIDFDNIGQRILALPIPNKNYIGLDAGKGSTLWVVELPDGGQAATLYKFDLEKRKLDKALENLQGMALSANGEKMLYRMGPNWFIAATATAGTPAFKPGEGKIKTEDMEVFVDPKAEWQQMYRETWRIERDFFYAPNYHGLDLKATEKKYEPYLQALVHRSDLNYLFQEMLGELTVGHLYVQGGDIPDPKHVAGGLLGADYKIENGRYRFAKVFNGENWNPQLRAPLTQPGVNVVAGEYLLAVKGRDLTAQDDIYSLFESTADKQITIKVGPNPDGSGSREVTVVPVASEGALRNLAWIEENRRKVDKMSDGRLAYIYLPDTAQGGYTFFNRYFFSQLDKQGAVVDERFNSGGHAADYVVDYLKKPLNSYWAGREGEDFRQPVATMPGPKAMLANEYSGSGGDYLPYLFRRYGIGPIIGKRTWGGLVGIGGYPTLIDGGSVTAPHFAFYTPEGKWDIENRGVAPDIEIDLDPKAWREGHDVQLEKAVNYLLDELKKNPPKEHHRPPYPDYHKANPLAPAGGQSAKNGGGQN from the coding sequence ATGAGAAAAGCAATTTTGATTTTATCGCTTTTGTTGATTGCTGCGGCGATCACGGTTTCAGATAGCAGCAAGGCGCAATCGCAGCAGCAAACTTTATTGTTGCGCCGTCCGACAATGAATCGCACGCACATCGTCTTTCAGTACGCGGGGGATTTGTGGAGCGTGCCGCGTGCGGGCGGCGAAGCCGCTCGATTGACCAACGGCGTCGGCACGGAAAGCAGTCCGGTGTTTTCGCCCGACGGCCAGACGATTGCCTTTACGGGCGAATATGATGGCAACATTGATGTGTTCACGATGCCCGCGGCGGGCGGCGTGCCGAAGCGGATCACATTCCATCCCGGCGTGGATGCATTCTGCAACTGGTCGCCTGACGGCAAACAATTGCTTTTTCTTTCCGAACGTTCCAGCGAATCGCGCCGTTTCGTGAAGCTGTTTACCGTGCCGGTTGAAGGCGGATTGCCTGTGGAAGTTCCCTTGCCAACCGGGTTCGACGGATCGTTTTCGCCCGACGGGCAGCGGCTGGCGTACGAACCGTTGCCGCGCGGATTCAATGCATGGAAACGCTATCGCGGTGGCATGGCTTCGTACATCTGGATGGCAACGCTGTCAGATTCCAGCGTTGAAAAACTCCCGCGCGAAGATTCCAACGACTTCAACGCGATGTGGGTCGGCGACAAGGTTTATTTCCTTTCCGACCGCGAAGGTCCAATCACGCTGTTCAATTACGACACCAAAACCAAACGCGTCAGTAAGCTTATCAATAACGCCGGTCTGGACATCAAATCGGCGACGGCAGCCGTGACCGGTGATGCGATTGTGTATGAACAGTTTGGTTCGCTAAATACTTTCGACCTGAAATCCGGGAAAACCAGCAAGGTCAACGTGACGATCAACGCCGACCAACTGGCTGTGCGCACGCATTATGAAAAAGTCGGCCAGCGCATCAATGGCGCTGCCATTTCGCCGACCGGCGCTCGCGCAGTGTTTGAAGCGCGCGGTGAAATCATCAGCGTCCCTGCCGAAAAAGGTGATGCGCGCAATTTGACCAACACGACGGGCGTTGCTGAACGCGATCCGTCCTGGTCGCCGGATGGCAAATGGATCGCGTATTTCAGCGATGAATCCGGCGAATATGAACTTCACCTGCACGATCAAAAAGGCGTCGGCGAAGTCAAAAAGATCAAACTCGAACCATCGTTTTATTACGGCCCGCAATGGTCGCCTGACAGCAAAAAAATTGCCTTCAGCGATAAACGCCTGAACTTGTGGGTCGTGGATGTGGAAAACGGCCAGCCGAAAAAATACGACACTTTGATCGCGGGTGGCGGCGGGACCAACGTCAGTTGGTCGCCGGACAGCCGATGGGTGACCTATTCCAAACCGCTCAAATCTTATTACAGCGCCGTCTATGTGCATTCGCTGGAAGACGGCAAAACGACGCAACTCACCGACGGCATGAGCGATGCGCAATCGCCTGTGTTCGACAAGAGCGGCAAATACATTTACTTCACCGCCAGCACGGACATTGGGCCAAAGCTTTCTGGCTTCGATATGTCTGCGTACGCGCATCACGTGACGCGTAGCGTATATGTCGCCGTGTTGCGTAAAGATTTGCCTTCGCCGCTGGCGCCGGAAAGCGACGAAGAGAAAGTCACAGAAGAAAAGAAAGACGCGGCGACCGGGGGACAGGGAGACGCGGCGAAACCTGCTGACAAACCGGAAGAGAAAAAAGATGTCGTGGCAGCCAAGCCTGCCGAGAAGAAAGAAGCTCCGAAAGTCAACATTGATTTTGACAACATTGGCCAGCGCATTCTGGCGCTGCCCATTCCCAACAAAAATTACATCGGCTTGGACGCAGGCAAAGGCTCCACATTGTGGGTAGTCGAATTGCCCGACGGCGGGCAAGCAGCAACGCTCTACAAATTCGACCTGGAAAAACGCAAGTTGGACAAAGCGTTGGAAAACCTGCAGGGGATGGCTCTTTCCGCCAACGGCGAAAAGATGCTGTATCGAATGGGACCGAACTGGTTCATCGCAGCAACGGCGACCGCGGGAACTCCCGCGTTCAAACCCGGCGAAGGCAAGATCAAAACCGAAGACATGGAAGTGTTCGTTGATCCCAAAGCCGAGTGGCAACAAATGTACCGCGAAACCTGGCGCATCGAACGCGATTTCTTTTACGCGCCGAACTATCACGGACTGGATTTGAAAGCGACCGAAAAGAAATACGAACCTTATTTGCAAGCCCTGGTGCATCGTTCGGATTTGAATTACCTGTTCCAGGAAATGCTGGGCGAACTGACCGTCGGCCATTTGTACGTTCAGGGCGGAGACATTCCCGATCCGAAACACGTTGCGGGCGGATTGCTCGGCGCGGATTACAAGATCGAAAACGGGCGCTATCGCTTCGCCAAAGTTTTCAACGGCGAAAACTGGAATCCGCAACTGCGCGCGCCGCTGACGCAGCCGGGCGTCAACGTCGTTGCTGGCGAATACTTGCTGGCCGTCAAAGGCCGCGACCTGACCGCTCAGGACGACATTTACAGCTTGTTTGAAAGCACCGCGGACAAACAAATCACGATCAAAGTCGGTCCGAACCCGGACGGTTCCGGTTCGCGTGAAGTCACTGTCGTTCCCGTCGCCAGTGAAGGCGCGCTGCGCAATCTGGCCTGGATCGAAGAAAATCGCCGCAAAGTGGACAAGATGAGCGATGGCCGCTTGGCATACATTTATCTGCCGGATACGGCGCAGGGCGGATACACCTTCTTCAACCGCTATTTCTTCTCGCAACTCGACAAACAGGGCGCAGTCGTAGACGAACGTTTCAACAGCGGCGGCCACGCGGCGGATTACGTCGTGGATTATCTGAAGAAACCGCTCAACAGTTACTGGGCGGGCCGCGAAGGCGAAGATTTCCGCCAGCCCGTCGCCACCATGCCCGGCCCGAAAGCGATGTTGGCCAATGAATACTCCGGCTCAGGCGGCGATTATCTGCCGTACCTGTTTCGTCGTTACGGCATTGGCCCGATCATTGGCAAACGAACCTGGGGCGGTTTGGTCGGCATTGGCGGCTATCCAACGTTGATTGACGGCGGCTCGGTGACGGCTCCGCACTTTGCTTTCTACACGCCGGAAGGCAAATGGGATATTGAAAATCGCGGTGTCGCGCCCGACATCGAAATTGATCTTGACCCCAAAGCCTGGCGCGAAGGCCACGACGTGCAGCTTGAAAAGGCCGTCAACTACCTGCTGGACGAACTGAAGAAGAACCCACCGAAAGAACACCATCGTCCGCCGTATCCCGATTATCACAAAGCCAATCCGCTGGCTCCGGCTGGCGGTCAGTCGGCGAAAAATGGCGGCGGGCAGAACTAA
- a CDS encoding PD40 domain-containing protein, whose product MKKMALMLTYLIALAGLGFAQQSPLLLQRPALSKSQIAFTFAGDIWIVAREGGEARQLTTGVGFEIGPIFSPDGTQIAFTGQYDGNTDVFVVSSTGGVPQRLTWHPGADQAVAWSPDGKNILFKSGRASYSGFARFFTVPAAGGVETEVPLPMADEGAYSPDGSKLAYTPLAPAFGGAAMWKNYRGGRASKIWLANLSDSSVTEIPRNTANDFNPIWTSEKPEKVFFLSDRNGRFTLFDYDVKTRKVTQLLKNDGLDIKSASAGPGAIVYDQFGEIKLYDLSSGKTSKVNITLNADLPSVRPHFERVAGRISNLALSPTGARAVFEARGEIISVPVEKGGSRNLTNTPGAAERYPAWSPNGKWIAYFSDESGEYELHLRDQSGMGEVKKFILGEPPSYFYSPEWSPDSKKIAFTDKRLNLWYVDVEKGNQVKIDTNTYENPFRVTDPNWSPDSKWITYTKQLKNHLCAVFVYSLESFKSTQITDGLSDARYANFDKNGKYIYFTASTNAGTSVGWLDMSIFPYQVTRSVYLVVLKKGDASPLAPESDEEKIAEEKKDEAPKGPPKKEEVKVTIDFDRINQRILALPIPSRSYVGLGAGKANIFFLEEAIANQPGVTVHKFDLEKKKLDKVQDGVSSFTVSANGEKMLVGQGFGPAARYTIMPTMMPAKPGEGVLNLGDMEVYVDPKAEWRQMYNEAWRIQRDFFYDPKLHGLDYEGTKKKYEAYLNGIAHREDLNALFREAMGGISVGHHRTFGGDQPNPNFVATGLLGCDYKIENGRYRFAKIYDGENWNPQLRAPLTQPGVEVNVGDYLIAVGGREIRATENVYSFFESKAGKQVTIKVSANADGSNAREYTVVPIANEGGLRNLDWIEGNRRKVDELSGGKLAYVYLPDTSGGGYTNFNRYYFAQVDKEGAVIDERFNGGGSAADYIVEAMRRQVLNKFATREGEDFNTPVGAILGPKVMIINEYAGSGGDMMPWLFRKAGVGKTVGKRTWGGLVGIYDYPPLMDGGYISAPRVAFYNLQGDWDVENYGTPADVEVDLDPALWRKGRDPQLEKAVEVALADLKTKPLPKYKRPAYPNYNNGSGPSPVAGSNARPSSSTGKAAKSGAQQ is encoded by the coding sequence ATGAAAAAGATGGCTTTGATGCTTACGTATTTAATTGCTCTTGCAGGTTTGGGCTTTGCTCAGCAATCGCCGCTGTTGTTGCAGCGTCCGGCGCTGAGCAAATCGCAGATCGCGTTCACCTTTGCCGGAGACATTTGGATTGTCGCGCGCGAGGGTGGTGAAGCGAGACAGTTGACCACAGGAGTCGGCTTTGAAATAGGGCCGATCTTTTCGCCGGATGGAACCCAGATCGCATTCACCGGTCAGTACGACGGCAATACGGATGTGTTTGTCGTTTCCTCAACCGGTGGCGTGCCGCAACGGCTGACCTGGCATCCCGGCGCAGACCAGGCTGTTGCCTGGTCGCCCGACGGCAAAAACATTCTGTTCAAATCCGGGCGCGCCAGTTATTCGGGCTTTGCGCGGTTTTTCACGGTTCCTGCTGCGGGTGGCGTCGAAACCGAAGTTCCGCTGCCAATGGCCGACGAAGGTGCATATTCGCCCGATGGATCAAAGCTGGCTTACACGCCGCTGGCTCCGGCATTTGGCGGCGCGGCGATGTGGAAAAATTATCGCGGCGGGCGTGCCAGCAAAATCTGGCTGGCCAATTTGAGTGATTCCAGCGTCACGGAAATCCCACGGAATACGGCCAACGATTTCAATCCGATTTGGACGAGCGAAAAACCTGAAAAGGTCTTTTTCCTTTCTGACCGCAACGGTCGCTTTACGCTGTTTGATTATGACGTGAAAACCAGGAAGGTCACGCAATTATTGAAAAACGACGGGCTGGACATCAAATCGGCTTCCGCAGGGCCTGGCGCGATCGTTTACGACCAGTTCGGCGAAATCAAACTTTACGATTTGAGTTCAGGCAAAACGTCAAAGGTGAACATCACGCTCAATGCCGATCTGCCCAGCGTTCGACCGCATTTTGAACGAGTCGCCGGGCGGATTTCCAATCTGGCATTGTCGCCAACCGGCGCGCGCGCGGTGTTTGAAGCGCGCGGCGAAATCATCAGCGTGCCCGTCGAAAAAGGCGGCTCGCGCAATCTGACCAACACGCCCGGCGCTGCGGAGCGGTATCCCGCCTGGTCGCCCAACGGAAAGTGGATCGCTTATTTCAGCGACGAATCGGGTGAATACGAACTGCACCTGCGTGACCAGTCAGGAATGGGCGAAGTCAAAAAATTCATCCTTGGCGAACCTCCGTCATACTTCTATTCACCGGAATGGTCGCCCGACAGCAAAAAAATCGCTTTCACCGATAAACGGTTGAATCTGTGGTACGTCGACGTCGAAAAAGGAAACCAGGTCAAAATTGATACGAACACCTACGAAAATCCTTTCCGCGTGACCGATCCGAATTGGTCGCCGGATAGCAAATGGATTACTTACACCAAGCAATTGAAGAATCACCTTTGTGCGGTATTTGTTTATTCGCTGGAATCTTTCAAGAGCACACAGATCACAGATGGGCTGAGCGATGCGCGGTATGCCAATTTCGACAAGAACGGCAAATACATTTATTTCACGGCCAGCACCAACGCAGGGACATCGGTAGGCTGGCTGGATATGTCCATATTTCCATATCAGGTGACGCGTAGCGTTTATCTGGTTGTGCTGAAGAAAGGCGACGCTTCGCCGCTTGCGCCCGAAAGTGACGAAGAAAAAATCGCCGAAGAGAAAAAAGACGAAGCGCCAAAAGGTCCTCCCAAGAAAGAAGAAGTCAAAGTCACGATTGATTTTGATCGAATCAACCAACGCATTTTGGCGCTGCCAATCCCGTCGCGAAGTTATGTTGGCCTGGGCGCCGGCAAAGCGAACATTTTTTTCCTGGAAGAAGCCATTGCCAATCAACCGGGCGTGACAGTGCATAAATTTGACCTGGAAAAGAAAAAGCTCGACAAAGTGCAGGATGGCGTTTCGTCGTTTACTGTTTCTGCCAATGGCGAAAAGATGCTGGTCGGGCAGGGATTTGGCCCCGCCGCTCGCTACACCATCATGCCGACGATGATGCCTGCGAAACCGGGCGAAGGCGTGCTGAATTTAGGTGATATGGAAGTGTATGTTGATCCAAAAGCCGAGTGGCGGCAGATGTACAACGAAGCCTGGCGCATTCAACGCGACTTTTTTTATGACCCGAAACTGCATGGGCTGGATTACGAAGGCACGAAAAAGAAATACGAAGCTTACCTGAACGGCATAGCGCACCGCGAAGATTTGAATGCGCTGTTCCGCGAAGCGATGGGCGGTATTTCGGTCGGGCATCACCGCACGTTTGGCGGCGATCAGCCCAATCCGAACTTCGTCGCTACGGGATTGCTCGGTTGCGATTACAAGATCGAGAACGGGCGCTATCGGTTCGCCAAAATTTACGATGGCGAAAACTGGAATCCGCAATTGCGTGCGCCGTTGACCCAACCGGGCGTCGAGGTCAACGTCGGCGATTATTTGATTGCCGTCGGAGGCCGCGAAATCCGCGCGACGGAAAACGTCTACAGTTTTTTTGAATCCAAAGCTGGAAAACAGGTGACCATCAAAGTCAGCGCCAATGCGGATGGTTCCAATGCGCGCGAATACACCGTCGTGCCCATCGCCAACGAAGGCGGGTTGCGCAATCTGGATTGGATCGAAGGCAATCGTCGCAAAGTGGACGAATTGAGCGGCGGCAAACTGGCTTATGTGTACCTGCCGGATACATCAGGCGGCGGATACACGAATTTCAACCGCTACTACTTCGCACAGGTGGACAAGGAAGGCGCAGTGATTGACGAACGCTTCAACGGCGGAGGTTCGGCGGCGGATTACATCGTCGAAGCCATGCGTCGTCAGGTGCTCAACAAATTCGCTACGCGCGAAGGCGAAGATTTCAATACGCCCGTCGGCGCGATTCTCGGTCCCAAGGTCATGATCATCAACGAATACGCCGGGTCAGGCGGCGACATGATGCCGTGGCTGTTCCGCAAAGCAGGCGTCGGCAAAACCGTCGGCAAACGCACCTGGGGCGGCTTGGTGGGCATTTATGATTATCCGCCATTGATGGACGGCGGATATATCAGCGCGCCGCGTGTGGCGTTTTACAACCTGCAAGGCGACTGGGATGTGGAGAATTACGGGACTCCGGCGGACGTCGAAGTGGATTTGGACCCAGCACTCTGGCGCAAGGGACGAGATCCGCAGCTTGAAAAGGCCGTTGAAGTCGCATTGGCTGACCTGAAAACCAAACCTCTGCCAAAATACAAACGGCCGGCCTATCCGAATTACAACAACGGCAGTGGACCGTCACCCGTGGCAGGAAGCAATGCCAGACCTTCCAGTTCCACGGGAAAAGCCGCAAAATCCGGCGCACAGCAGTAA
- a CDS encoding DUF692 family protein: MPRLGVGLSGEFNVATKGMDVNWVQANYPGLVHFYEYGCDLERGLDEGVRRWAAAGGPTTYHFLDINLEEKIDLDARWIAETKRLASEINASWLCGDAGRWHYAQRERGHGVLLPPILCRESAMETAENIAEIEAQTGMAVLPENPPAVIYLGDLHILEYFALVAETSDCGLLLDAAHLAIFQQTRGLPPLTALDNFPLDRVVEMHVAGGVLADIEGYAFIEDNHSPEPLPATWEIVEYVVPRAKNLKAIVFECEYNQPEACLEVFERLNSLFPANVTAKGEAATG; the protein is encoded by the coding sequence TTGCCACGTCTCGGCGTTGGGCTTTCGGGCGAATTCAACGTCGCCACCAAAGGCATGGACGTGAATTGGGTGCAGGCGAATTATCCTGGCTTGGTGCATTTTTACGAATACGGTTGCGATCTTGAACGTGGCTTGGACGAAGGGGTTCGCCGCTGGGCGGCTGCTGGCGGGCCGACAACCTATCACTTTCTGGACATCAACTTGGAAGAAAAAATTGATCTCGACGCGCGCTGGATTGCCGAAACCAAACGGTTGGCCAGTGAAATCAATGCGTCATGGTTGTGCGGAGACGCCGGACGCTGGCATTACGCGCAACGCGAACGCGGTCACGGCGTCTTGCTGCCGCCGATCCTGTGCCGCGAATCGGCGATGGAAACCGCCGAAAACATCGCTGAAATCGAAGCGCAAACCGGAATGGCGGTGTTGCCCGAAAATCCTCCGGCGGTGATTTACCTGGGTGATTTGCACATCCTGGAGTATTTCGCGCTGGTGGCGGAAACGTCTGATTGCGGACTGTTGCTGGACGCAGCGCATTTGGCGATTTTTCAACAAACGCGTGGCTTGCCGCCCCTCACCGCGCTGGACAATTTTCCGCTCGACCGCGTCGTCGAAATGCATGTTGCCGGGGGCGTTTTGGCTGACATCGAAGGCTACGCCTTCATCGAAGACAATCATTCGCCCGAACCTTTGCCCGCCACCTGGGAAATTGTTGAATACGTTGTGCCGCGCGCCAAAAACCTGAAAGCCATCGTGTTTGAATGTGAATACAATCAGCCAGAAGCCTGTCTGGAAGTGTTTGAGCGATTAAATTCACTGTTTCCCGCCAACGTTACTGCCAAAGGAGAAGCGGCGACAGGATGA
- a CDS encoding efflux RND transporter permease subunit codes for MIERLISFSLKQRFITLALVGALIAAGLYSLYTIPIDAFPDLTNNQVTIITEAPGMAAGEVESQVTFPIEGAMLGLPRTEEVRSISKFGLSLVTVVFEDGVNNYFARQLINERLNEAKTRIASGLEPVLGPVATAFGEVYQYTIEDDRKDKPKSSVMELKTLHDWFVKLQLRTVPGVGEINSWGGETQQFQVLVDPAKLLKYKLTLHDVFTRVAENNANFGGGYIEHLAEQYTVRGVGLLKNIGDIENIVVNANTGTPVYLRDLAEVKTGPMQRQGAVSRDGTGERVAGMVIILKGENGKSVAERVKKKIADLQTALPAGVSIKSFYDQTEVIDHTIQTVKWNLIEGAALVIVVLFLFLRNVRASLVVAAVIPISMVSAFIVMKWLGVSANLMSLGAVDFGLIVDGAVVMMENFIRRLSHPKHRGHATETIHDAAIEVGRPILFGVLIIIAVYLPVFTLQGLEGRMFSPMAITVCAALLGSLLLALLFVPAISSLVLRGEVKEHEGRIYHFVQRNYVRLLDAALHHRWITIGAAVIVVSIAVGSLALIGTEFMPRLDEGSILIETRKLPSVALTESVNISQKVEEIVKSFPEVESVVTKIGRPDLATEAMGVHQGDVYVVLKPHDQWPKKKTKEDLIEDLSTALGKLPGVAYNFTQPMAMRLDETISGVKADVAVKLFGEDLILLEEKATEIARVLDKVPGSADVQAEALSGAAQLQITIRREQIARYGLNVADVRELIETAVGGKVATTLIDGQKRFDVLVRFPEDFRNDPDRIADLPLTAPAGERLRLADIANVELIRAPDLINRENNQRRIVIQSNVRGRDIGSFVAEARSKIAAAVKLPSGYFMTWGGQFENQERAMKRGYVAVPMAMVLIFALLFVMFGSVKHSLLIILNVPFAVVGGIAALWLRGLNLSLSAAIGFIALFGVAVLNGVVMIAYINKLREEGFTVRDAVREGARVRLRPVLMTAMVASLGFIPMAVSTNPGAEVQRPLATVVIGGLVTSTLLTLLVLPVIYRMFEREPKSDSAYRYGPDIETEEVLKAD; via the coding sequence ATGATTGAACGGTTGATCTCCTTTTCCCTGAAACAGCGATTCATCACCCTGGCTTTGGTTGGAGCGTTGATTGCCGCCGGTCTTTATTCACTGTACACAATTCCCATTGACGCTTTTCCGGACCTGACGAACAACCAGGTCACAATCATCACAGAAGCTCCGGGCATGGCCGCCGGAGAAGTCGAAAGCCAGGTCACATTTCCCATCGAAGGCGCAATGCTCGGCTTGCCGCGCACTGAAGAAGTTCGCTCAATTTCCAAGTTTGGACTGTCGCTGGTCACCGTCGTTTTTGAAGACGGCGTGAACAATTACTTCGCGCGCCAACTGATCAACGAACGGCTGAACGAAGCCAAAACGCGTATCGCGTCTGGATTGGAACCGGTGCTCGGTCCCGTCGCCACGGCTTTCGGCGAAGTGTATCAATACACCATCGAAGACGACCGCAAAGACAAACCCAAAAGCAGTGTGATGGAACTGAAAACGCTGCACGATTGGTTCGTCAAACTCCAATTGCGAACAGTCCCCGGCGTTGGCGAAATCAATTCCTGGGGCGGAGAAACCCAACAGTTTCAGGTGTTGGTGGATCCGGCGAAGCTGCTGAAATACAAGTTGACGCTGCATGACGTGTTCACCCGCGTCGCCGAAAACAACGCCAATTTCGGCGGCGGCTACATTGAGCATTTGGCGGAACAGTACACGGTGCGCGGCGTCGGGTTGCTAAAAAATATCGGTGACATTGAAAATATCGTTGTCAATGCCAACACTGGAACACCGGTTTACCTGCGCGATCTGGCCGAAGTCAAAACGGGCCCGATGCAGCGTCAAGGGGCGGTTTCCCGCGACGGCACAGGCGAGCGCGTTGCCGGAATGGTCATCATCCTGAAAGGGGAAAACGGCAAATCCGTCGCCGAGCGCGTCAAAAAGAAAATTGCCGATTTGCAAACTGCGCTGCCTGCGGGCGTCAGCATCAAATCGTTTTATGACCAGACTGAAGTCATTGACCACACCATTCAAACCGTCAAATGGAACCTGATCGAAGGCGCGGCGCTGGTCATCGTTGTGCTGTTCCTGTTTTTGCGGAACGTCCGGGCTTCGTTGGTCGTCGCGGCGGTGATACCCATTTCGATGGTGTCGGCCTTCATCGTCATGAAATGGTTGGGCGTATCGGCCAACCTGATGAGTTTAGGCGCTGTGGATTTCGGCCTGATCGTAGATGGCGCAGTGGTGATGATGGAAAATTTCATCCGCCGGTTGAGTCACCCCAAACATCGAGGCCACGCGACAGAAACCATTCATGACGCGGCGATTGAAGTTGGCAGGCCGATACTGTTCGGCGTGTTAATTATCATCGCCGTTTACCTGCCGGTATTCACGCTGCAAGGATTGGAAGGTCGCATGTTTTCGCCCATGGCGATCACGGTTTGCGCCGCGTTGCTGGGTTCCCTGCTACTGGCGCTGCTGTTTGTTCCCGCGATTTCTTCGCTTGTGCTGCGCGGAGAAGTGAAAGAACACGAAGGCAGAATTTATCACTTTGTTCAGCGTAATTACGTGCGATTGCTCGACGCCGCTCTGCATCATCGTTGGATCACGATTGGCGCAGCGGTAATCGTGGTTTCCATCGCGGTTGGCTCTCTGGCATTGATCGGCACGGAATTCATGCCTCGCCTGGACGAAGGTTCGATCCTCATCGAAACCCGCAAACTGCCCAGCGTAGCCCTGACGGAATCCGTCAACATCAGTCAAAAGGTCGAAGAGATCGTCAAATCCTTCCCGGAAGTTGAAAGCGTGGTTACCAAAATTGGCCGTCCTGATCTGGCGACCGAAGCAATGGGCGTTCATCAGGGGGACGTTTATGTCGTGTTGAAACCGCACGACCAATGGCCGAAAAAGAAGACCAAAGAAGACTTGATTGAGGATCTGTCTACCGCGCTCGGGAAACTGCCCGGCGTTGCCTATAACTTCACGCAACCGATGGCGATGCGCTTGGACGAAACCATTTCCGGCGTCAAAGCCGATGTGGCCGTCAAACTCTTTGGCGAAGATTTGATTCTGCTGGAAGAAAAAGCCACCGAAATCGCCCGCGTATTGGACAAAGTTCCTGGCTCCGCCGATGTGCAGGCCGAAGCGTTGTCCGGCGCGGCGCAATTGCAAATCACCATTCGCCGCGAACAAATCGCGCGTTACGGATTGAATGTTGCCGATGTGCGCGAACTGATCGAAACCGCCGTCGGAGGCAAAGTGGCGACGACGTTGATTGACGGGCAAAAGCGGTTTGATGTGCTGGTTCGTTTTCCTGAAGACTTCCGAAATGATCCCGACCGCATCGCCGATTTGCCGCTGACGGCTCCTGCAGGCGAACGCTTACGGCTGGCGGACATTGCCAACGTTGAGTTGATTCGCGCGCCTGACCTGATCAACCGCGAAAACAATCAACGCCGCATTGTTATTCAATCCAACGTGCGTGGACGTGATATTGGCAGTTTCGTCGCTGAAGCCCGCTCGAAAATTGCCGCCGCCGTCAAACTGCCTTCGGGCTATTTCATGACTTGGGGCGGCCAATTTGAAAATCAGGAACGCGCCATGAAGCGCGGTTATGTCGCCGTTCCGATGGCAATGGTGCTGATTTTTGCTCTGCTTTTCGTGATGTTTGGCTCGGTCAAACACTCGCTGCTGATTATTTTGAACGTTCCGTTTGCGGTAGTCGGAGGCATTGCCGCGCTTTGGTTACGCGGATTGAATCTAAGTCTATCGGCAGCCATCGGCTTCATTGCGCTGTTTGGCGTTGCCGTATTGAATGGCGTGGTGATGATTGCCTACATCAACAAACTGCGCGAAGAGGGATTCACTGTCCGTGACGCCGTTCGCGAAGGCGCTCGCGTCCGATTGCGTCCTGTGCTGATGACGGCAATGGTCGCCAGCCTGGGTTTCATTCCAATGGCTGTTTCGACCAACCCCGGCGCGGAAGTCCAACGCCCGCTGGCTACGGTAGTGATTGGAGGACTTGTGACTTCAACTTTGCTAACGTTGCTGGTGTTGCCTGTCATCTATCGAATGTTCGAACGCGAGCCGAAATCCGATTCCGCGTACAGGTATGGCCCGGACATTGAAACCGAAGAAGTCTTGAAAGCCGACTAA